Genomic segment of bacterium:
GCAGCGACGGCCCGCACGTCATGCCCGACCTCGTCAGCTCCGCCGCCGAGCCGCTGCGACAGATCAGGGCCTTGGGGCTCACGTCGGAGGATGAGGCGATGGTGCTGGGCGGGACGGCGGCGGGGTTGCTGGGGGCATAACGCGGAGGACCGTGATCGCGCGCCCACGCGCCCCACGCACGACACACGGAGGCCTACCATGCCCGACCTCAAGCAGCGCCTGCTCGACGAGATGCGCACCTGGGAGATCATTGACTGCCATGAGCATCTGCCGCCCGAGAGCGTGCGCCTGGGGCAGCCTGTGGATGCCCTCACGCTCTTCGGCCACTACACCCACAACGACCTCATCACGGCCGGCATGAGCCGGGCCGACTATGACCGCACCCAGGACCACGCGGTCGCCCTGCGGGAGCGCTGGGAGCTGGTCAAGCCCTTCTGGGAGCGCATCCGGTTCACCGGATACGCACGGCCCATCCTACACGCCCTGCAGCGTTTCTACGAGGCCGATGACCTCACCGACGACACCGTCGAGGCCGTCAGCGAGCGGATGGCGGCTAACAACACGCCCGGCCTGTACGAGCGCGTCATGCGCGAGGCCTGCCGCATTCGCCTGTGTCTGACCCAGATCGGCCGCGTGCCCGAGGCGAACCGCGACCTGCTTGTGCCCATCCTGCCCCTGGACAGCTTCGCGCGCGTGCCGGGGCTCTACGAGATGGGGGAGAGCGCCAGTCTGCAAGGCGTCCGCACGCTGGCCGATTACCTGGAGGTCGTGCAGGCCAACCTGGAGTGCGCGAAGCGGCAGGGCGTGGTCGGCCTCAAGATGATGAGTGCGGTACTGCCGCCCGAGGACCCAGCCGCCGCCGAAGCTGCCTGGACCGCTCTGCGCGCGGGGAAGGAGCACGACGCGGCAGCGCTGGCGGCGTTCCTGAAGCACCGCACCCTCGAACTCGCCGCCGATGGGGACCTGACGGTCGCCGTGCACTGTGGCATCATCTGGACGAACTGGCAGGACTTCACGACGCTGCACCCGCGCCACATGATCCCCACGATCCTGGCCCACCGCCGCACGCGGTTCGACCTGTACCATGCCGGCATCCCGTGGCTGCGCGAGATCGGCGTCATCGCCAAGAGCTACCCGAACGTGTGGCTCAATCTGTGCTGGTGCCACATCATCTCCCCGCAGATGAGCATGGCGGCGCTGAGCGAGTGGCTCGACCTGGTCCCGTTCAGCAAGATCCTCGGCTTCGGGGGTGACTACGGCAAGCCCGTGGAGAAGGTGTACGGCCACCTCCAACTGGCGCTGGAGGACATCGCGACCGTGCTGGCCGGGCGTGTGGAGCAGGGCTGGATGACCGAGACCCAGGCCCTCCAGGTGGCCCATGCGTGGCTGTGGGACAACCCGGTGGAGCTGTACCGGTTGACGGTCTGAGCCTCGCCGCCGTCGCCGTGCCGTCGGAGGGGCCGGCTACCAGCCGGCCCGCCGTCCCTCAGGGCAGCCGCTCGCCAGTACGCCGAAAGTGCTCCCAGCGCCGCCGGTACTCTCGCTGGTAGTCGGCCACGGCCTGCGCGTAGCTCAGGCTCGGCGCGTCCGGACGGACGGTGCCGGACAGGACGAGTTCCACGCCCCCTGGCGGGACCAGTACCTCCCCCTGCTCCGGCGTCACGGTGGCGCCGTCCACGGTGGCCTTCTCTACGTCGAGGAACCATGGCACGCGCACCCACAGCCGCTCTGGCGGGTTGCGGAAGGCCGTCGGCAGGGCCACTGTGAGCCGGTCGTCCGCCGCCGTCACGGTCATGTCCACCGGTCCGAAGGCCGTCGGCGCCGCGCGCACCGCGAGGCGTTCCCCCGGTTGCACCCACGCCGGCGACACCGCCGACAGCAGGTGCAGGTCGTCGCCCTGCTCGCGCACCAGCATGTTGCGGATGATCTCGATGGTCTTGGCGATGGTCACGCCCTGGGGCAGGATGTTGAAGCAGTGGCTGCATTCGCGGGTGCTCCAGGGGATGGTGCCGAACTCCCCGGGCAGGTGGGTCGAGCTGGTGTGCAGCAGCAGCGCGTACAGTTCCTGGAGTGCCCACTCCTGATCCCAGGCCGTCCCGCGCACCAGCGAGACCTGCGTGTTGTTGGGGGTCTGCCAGTAGTGCATCATCGGCTGCTCGTTGAAGAAGAACTTGTCCCCGTCTCGGGCGATCGCCGAGGGCCAGATGTAGCGCAGGATGCCCTCCTCGTACTCGTCCCGGACATGCCGTAGCGTCGCCTCCACACGCGGGTCCAGCGGGTCGAACAGCACCTCGGGGTACAACGTCATCAGGTTGTCCCAGTCGTTGCCGTCCGTGGTGCGCTCCAGCGCGGGCGGGATGTACCCGCCGGTCTCCGCCACTTGCGCGTCCAGGGCCGGCTGGAAGGCCGTGTTGAAGCGCTCGTACTGAGCCGCGAAGCGCTCGGCGTCCTCGGTTCGGCCCATCTCGCGCGCCAGGAAGGTCGCATACTTCAGGCCGGCCAGCGTCCAGAACTGCTGCCCGGTCTGGCGGCACTCCTTGAGGAAGGCGTCATCACCGATGGTCGCCACCGGCCACAGGCCCAGCGGGTCCTGTGCGGTCTCCCGCTCCTGCCAGGCGCACGC
This window contains:
- a CDS encoding amidohydrolase is translated as MPDLKQRLLDEMRTWEIIDCHEHLPPESVRLGQPVDALTLFGHYTHNDLITAGMSRADYDRTQDHAVALRERWELVKPFWERIRFTGYARPILHALQRFYEADDLTDDTVEAVSERMAANNTPGLYERVMREACRIRLCLTQIGRVPEANRDLLVPILPLDSFARVPGLYEMGESASLQGVRTLADYLEVVQANLECAKRQGVVGLKMMSAVLPPEDPAAAEAAWTALRAGKEHDAAALAAFLKHRTLELAADGDLTVAVHCGIIWTNWQDFTTLHPRHMIPTILAHRRTRFDLYHAGIPWLREIGVIAKSYPNVWLNLCWCHIISPQMSMAALSEWLDLVPFSKILGFGGDYGKPVEKVYGHLQLALEDIATVLAGRVEQGWMTETQALQVAHAWLWDNPVELYRLTV